The nucleotide sequence cattaggTAATATACTTGCCAtaacatacataatataactaTTATATCTTATCAACAATACTAATTCACTATGATTTATATTGAAGCAAGTCCacacaaacatatatgtattaaaattatcaataaataaaaaccaTTATGAGtttcatttatatgtgttttatattactctataattttacaaatatttattttttctaataaatttatttttttcaaaacatatttaatacTTTCTTACTACAAATTTGTTTCCATGCATATATCTAATGTAATTCTtaccaaaataaaaaaattaatgtaaaatttattcctttttctcTCTTCCATATGATTTCATTCATTACATTCAAATTTACATACGTAATTTACttgtgcatattttttactattacaTGTGTAAACTTCGTTAGATACTTGTTTATCTATagtgaaaattattaacatatacATCAGCATGTAATTACAgttcatgtatatgtacacttatttacttatattatgttttctAACTTACTACGAAGAACTAATAACGTTCGGTTTTTCTTATACCTTTACCCCTTATGTTTTTGtaatttctatattattattttttgttttttccatGCTTACGGTGAACCCGTTAATTAATCtccttataaatatttaatagaGGTAATCAAATGAACGTTAACAGTTTTGACGCAATAAAAAATGGCTACAGTTAAACTAATTTccttttcaaattattaatttgtacATATCTCTTTCAAATgacttataatttatatatatattttttttttcctttttctttattaacaTCCATAAGAGAAATTAGTATTTCAACGaactttatatattgttgtattttatttgccattatttgaattttatCATCCGTTACATTCTCTCTTATGTACATTAActtattctatatttttcacAACTACAACGGATTAACATACCTTGGTAATGTTagtaatttcatttaaataaattttccaaTATTCAAAGTttgcatacatatgcatgtgcGCATGTTTTCCCTTTATGCTTTTcaatataaatgatttaaCACATACAAAGAAAGagaatataacaaaatatatatatgcgtgaGAGTCGTACACATAGATAAGCATATAATCGTGAATAATGCTATCCTATTAATGAACATAGTTATTAACTCATTTGTGTCCTCAAATTGTTTAAGTTATTGACATAACATTGTATTCCTGAGATAAATtacttattctttttattttactttaaacGGATTAAATGAGCATTCGTGTCTGTATAAATGCACACTTCCTATGGGTTTCATCATTCATGTCTTGAATGATGGGTgcaataacataaaaaaaaattttcatatatatgtatgaagcTAAGCCATGATAAGTCAATGTTGAAATAATCTCATAAGATGAAATGGAAAAACCAGTCTGTAAAGATATATtgtatatcttttatttgttactattatttttatgttcacTCCGTTTAGTTAGTAAAACATGATTACATCATCCCTGTTACTAATATAGTCAAATAATTCTACGTGTTTTCTcaagtttaaaaataaagatacgttttttgaaatataagaAGGTACATTTATTGAAATGTGTAAATggatatattacattaagtatacatatgtacacgcTCCTacaattatttacatatatacatacatgcatgtatgcacatataaatGCACACGTATAGCAGCATGATTgacacatataaatatgttgaTATCAGTTGTTTTTAACTCTTATATCTCCATTTCCCAAGAAACTACATAGTTAAaggcttatttttttacttcttcaTTCATacaaaggaaagaaaaaataaattagagaAATATTCTAAAcagataaataattatatttttttgtctcttttacataaaacaattacatatatatccatCTTCCTATTCagaaaaatttctttttaattgcTATAAGATcctaaaacagaaaaaaaaaactatctTAAAATTTCCAGTTATATAGATACATTTTGTATCAATATTAATCactttttatgttatttaatttttttttattttctcgaAGTCACTTTTGCATGACCTTGTTggataatatattacttctTCTGCATTCTCTCCTTTTTCAGCGCAACTCACTTTCTGGATAAATAAGTCATCTGCATACAGATACatgtaacaaataaaaagaaagccTTTTGTTTATGTCCATAATATTGGTAATTGTAACATGTACACAACTTTAATTCATgaaattcttatattttttatttattgaaatgTGTGCATTTACACTCTATAAATACTTATAGGTACAATAAAAATTGATATCAAaagtacataaaataaattattttttataattttaattataaatattataagaattattGTATTAATTCAGTATTATGTGTtaaaatcatttattttgctaCAACTCTAAATTTCAAATACTACTTTTACTTATTCTTAAAAACTAGTATACGATGTATTTCTATTggaatttaatattatcttaattttcgattttaatatttcaaatattaattacaaaaatagaaaactaaaaaatagagataaaaaagagaataaacGAAATCAAATAAGAGGGACATGTAAATACGTGAACTAAGGATCTTTCATGGAATATACATACCCACCTAATGTATTTtcgttacatatatatatattaataattaaaaacaattaaaaaaaaggttaaaacaaattatatatattaaagttcaatattatcatagaaaaattaaaatctgAATATTCAGAAAATTCCAAAAaagtattttcatttttttttggattaagtatttaacttttttacggttttaatgttatacattctcaaaatatttaattaacaCTCTCTTAAGTGGCTTCTACTAAAGAAGAATTTTGTTGTCATGTATTTTACTTTAGGAATACAGTAActatacaaataaatgaaaagctaataagcattaaaaaaaaaagaataaatacatgaaaataagattttttaattctatacaaattttattatcattattacttttttattcatgtagatatttttataaatatggaTTTTATGCCTTATACAAAAGAGCATTTTCGTAataattttctctttttttttttaacgatTATAACGTTCTTATTTACATttgattatattttgtaattctatataatatatgcatttttcttattaatattattgaataatttcctacaaatgaaaaatataggactacataattttaatataatttttttcaataatatgacatgattaattatttataaattcttataaaaagaaaaaaaaaagaaattatatatataattcattcatatattattacatttaattcattagttcaattttttagtaatacaataaatgaaataaatttgcagtatgtttatttataaattgtttctatagtatatatatatatatatatatacaattctGTTACtgcaaaattaattaaataccTCAAATAAAcgcaataataaaataattaatattataaactcTTCATTAagttgtaaatatataaagaatatataagtttttaaactaaaacaaataataaaaatttaaaaaaaatatattttaaatatatttttatatcttcaAAGATATATCATccaaagtaaaataaatatacattaaaaaactttttacaACAATTACGTTCTACAAAATACTTTTCATACACCTATTTTGTAAACGAAATATTAGCTCTTTCCAAGGTTTaagaagtatatatatatatacatataagagAAACGACATATATtcacttttattatatacaaaacaaaataaattaattgcTAATACAAAggtaattataatttttcttaataacattaaaaaattacacttttagaatataacaaaataaaaaacataaaacgaggacttttaaataaaatagaaattaaaatatttcagcaaaattatataaattcggttattatatattaaaagtaacccatatatgtagaatatataatcatttttaatgacaatctatataaattcatactTGTATATAAGAAACCATGAAAATTAATCATTCACATACATTACCTTATAATCGAATTGAAGGatgttatatattcaaatttaaaaaaaaataaaatcttttgttatatatttgtaaaaaaaaaaaagtcgacttatgtgtatatgcatttataaaatataagtaattatATGGAAGTTTAATAAACACTTGAGTAAAGGTATTAGAGTTAGTAAATCATATTAAAGACTTCATTATAGAAAGtaacatttttcttattattaattttatcttttcctgaatttaattttttcatattttttaacttttttatggtaataaacaactataaatatatgagtgaaatttaataataagaaagttattaaatatattagataaaACCAAAAAATTGATACTTAGAATTTAACAGTATCATACTAATCAAAATTCTTTCTGTtcttacaaatttttttaatggatttgaataaaagatataatgAGGCTtcattcaaaattttatttaaacattACAACCACTGAATCAAAGGGTTTCTCAATAAATCATTATACTTATCAATAAGCTACCAATTACAAGAAAAATCTAATATTATTTAgactaataataaaaagaacaaaaatataagtaaagcAAAACGCaacctatattttttacgtattattttattataaatctTTTCAGTAAAtatcatgttttttttaagaaactCTATATAATCAAgctcttttaatattttttttttattcgggaatatttttttgtttcaagcatacaagatttatttttactatattcCTTATAGCCTCCTACGCTCATTGTTGAACTGCTATTTTAtcgttattttttttctgtagactttttttcattattagatatatcttttttttttgtgcgaTACATAATTTGGTATATCTTCTCTTAAACATCCAAAACTTGAATCCTTATcctgtttatattttgctagtaTCCTATATGTTCTTGCAtctaattatttattagGATTCTAGTTTTCATCCAGAAAGTTCTTAAATATagactaaaaaaaatatagtaaatatttgttaattaaagaataaaatatttattctaacaaagtttattaataaaaacaaaacactAAAATTGATAATAATCCAAATATTCTCaaataatgttattataCTACATCATTCTTAAAATAGAATGTCCAggttaaaagtataaaagaagaaattttaataaataaaagaatcttaatttttcgttcaatgatatatttttttaattctgaaatatattctataaagACTAAATTAACAGTTATATAATACACATTAATATTAAAGctcaatataattatttttattatttttttttttttttgtagagTATCAATAAAATCTACATAGTTATAATGCTTTTTACAACAGACAACAAGAAAAGtaacttttaatatatattataaaaattttatgttaattttatttttaaaaatttattttcattttaataatataatttgctttgtttcataaatattcaaaatataaaatttaatgtgGTAAAgtagtaaaataattttttttattaatcctttttaaaaattaataaaataagttttcTTAACATCTGTAAATATTTAGTGTTCCTagaatagaaaatatataagctaCAGAATGTATAGACTATAGAAAGtatggaatatatataatacccttttccatatataaagaaaataatatcaaaTTTCAACTATATTTTGCTgttaataattctaataatataaatattatattttgtaaaattatataatttctaataaaatgataattgttaaattaatataataatagtaatgataaaattaaaaggcaAATATTTGTACAAAATTTCATTGTATATCAATTAGAACACTCGCATTATATAAAGGAATACAGTATATTTAGCAATTCAAATTTATTGAATACTACAAAATCTATAAAAcaatctatattttttagtaatgttagttttaattttttatttttgtatgaccatttttgaaatgtataatatttaattaaaattaattcacataaatatttgtagctaaaagttttttaaattctacaaaactttttttgtaaataaatatactaatttagaaaaattataaaaaaaaaatagtaacaataaataaattatacggaaattttttccttaaagGCATTATAAGAATAAACTTGGTGCATTAATTTCTCtctcaaattttttattaataagaactcttatattttttacttataaatttattattttataaataattatgttttataatgtCCTTTTAAATTAACCACTATATAAGCGTAATAATAGAACGATTAAGTTATGcatactattatatataaaaaaatataataatacacaaaattaataatggAATACATACACTTAaaactaaaattaaaattacaataattaATACTGAATACTCCATGCatatagaagaaaaattaactCTATACCTAAATCTTTGTTTAGgaattacataataaaaagttttttctttttactattatttaaaaaatagcaCTATAAacttgaaaatataattaatgtttAACAAAAACATTAAACATTATTGTAAAtgttcaaaataatattatcaattaatatatttatagaaaaccataaaaaatagcaaaaatatgtagttcatttatttatacattttcaatatattatatatataatttatttttctaatatagaAATAACACCGAAGTTAAAAACACCATTAAAATAGAACATGTATTTAACTCTTTgtttaattgtaaaaatatataatctattacttagcaattatatataataaagatatattttttgttacataattataacttcaattttatataatccaaatgaaagtaaaaatatattaaaagagaTTTTACAGTAattatatctaataatataattcttttaaaacatattatacagaacaaataaatgtttttctcttggtaaaaaaaatatatatatacatataaatgcaacaaaatatgttaaccttttttcattaaatacaaaagaagatacatttatttctaatttaagtctaataatacatttttctgAAAGTGGGAAAATACACATTTTTGACAAGaacaaatgaaataataaaaaataacattccatataattcatatattaattttcaaaCTACTTGAATGAAActttatgaattattatttaatatatattaattttaacgtacaaaaatattttttttttaagtctATGTAAAttcataagtatatatattaggcCACAATAGTTAGTCTAAGTAAGGTACactttaatatacatatataaaaataatataacattcaaatttaagaaaaaactaggaacatatttttttattgttgtGTATCAAAAATATCACGTATATGTGAGtgattttataaaacataagcAATTGTAACTATTCTTACTAAATGCTTCCTTAAATGTATTACAgatattttaagaataatattaaagacatgcttaaaaaaaaaaaatattcttcattatttatttattcattcatcaacttaattttattatatatttctttattttttaagatttTAGGAATtgctattataattaaaatagaaaatataataatatctaTGCCATATAAAATTGTACAAGTATAGGGATCTAAGCTTTCTGGTATTGTAATAATCGAAGATAAAGCGTTTCTAATATATTCCCCAGCATTTTTTACCACACCATATATATCTCCTATAATGTATCCTACTCCCaacataagaaaaataagaaatagtGCAACTCCGTATCTGTAacttctaaattttatttttttcaaatttatatagcaaatccttctttttttatctaaaaaattatcataatcttttttatttatccattttttttcaaaatggaaatgttttccatcaaaTATTGCTTTATTGTAATCTATAACTTCTGTATAGTATTgacttttatttaataaacttaTATTTGAAAGTTtgctttttcctttttcaacTTTTTCATTCCtatatatatccttttttttattcacttcattattttgaaaattttctttCAAGTATAAATCATTTGAATTATCTggtttatattttgctagcgatcgataatttcttttatctAATCCTCCATCAACATGacaatttttttccataGATTTACGAAatataaactaaaaaaaaaaataagtgtttattatttaaaaaaataaatattataatgctaaaaaatagtattaataaaagatactataaatttaattaaagtaaatataactaaattatataataatactgtATCACTATTAAAAAGGCATATCCATGTTAAAAGGAGAAACACagcaatattaataaaaaattgtaaattatttgttttttcaaatatgaaagtcatcatattttaaaatattaaataaataaaaaattaataattatataagatACTTCTAATGACCAAGGATAcactattaaaaaattttttttttctatttcttctcaactacttaataaaatataactataacGAATATTACCACatttacaatataaattaacaataaaaataaattaaataatttttattataattatatttaaaattacagTACTCTttacttaaaattaaataatttgattttattcataaatactCAAAATGtatcaattatatatttaattcaatgacataaaataacatttttactatttttttcaaaaaaaaaaaaaaaaatagatgaattcataatattttgaaatatttagtttatatagaatatagaacctatagaatatagataatacATTGTTCTATACACTAGCAAAATATGTAgaaattataagaatattatttttctaatgaCACTAATTGTATAAAGATTATATTTTAGaataacatttattattcttaaaaaatactgaatattataaaaatataataataatatataaaattaataatatttttcgttatgttaatcataatatatttttgtggTAATCCATAGGTATATCCAGTAATCTCTAGtctataataaatattaaatatctaACATATATCCTCCTTTTACGTTTATTAactaacatatattttaaaggaaaattattcctattttatatttgtaccataaattttaagaattaaaatattttattattttttatttatgctataatttctaaattaaagatatttatatacatttaaatgcatttttttctttttatttttaatttattatacatatttagaagaaatataattacagacgcaaaaaaaaaaaaaaaaaaaaaaatatattatcactacagaattatttcatatatctttgcatacatatactatttaaatggattaatatattttaataaattatattaataattcatattaaaaaaaaaaaataatacatgtatatatagttttgcaaaattttttattatcaataTAATCAATTTCACCACACAGTATGGTCATATATACTAGTGTAATTTTCTACTGGTACCGAGTTTTCTTATACACAAACATAACATTCATGGGTTATTTCATTGACTAAGAAATATCTCTAATGTTTTGTGCAAaggataaaattaataaaatatatcaacgttaaaatattcatttgaatttttataaaatcaaATTTAATAAGTGAAAATTACTATCAAATTTTTGCATGGggaatcatatatattatatttaattaaacaatgtaaaaaaaaaaaaaaaaagaataaccctttaaatatatatttataatagtaatatatcaaataaatatgttattacctatttataaatcattcataagaaaataattccttctttcatttttatttttgatgaAAAAATACCCAATACTAATTTGAAGAAATTAGAAATTGTCAATATTATCTATAATTTTAGACattcttatattaatattaacacattactaaaaatatttatagacataaaaaaaacaggaattatttgtaaaaaaatacatgaacattgttatatgtatgtaaaaaaaaaatatatttttccattatcCCTTATAATAACTTATGTTTTTACAGacttatagatatatttaaaactttctctattataaaaagtaaaaagaaaagtttttatacttattatCTGTtgacatataattatatttaattcattaatttattcttatagtagtgtaaaaagtaaaatatatattttatatttatttataaaatttcatcataatgtacatttaaataattttttctatgtCGAATTAACATCAGAattaagtataataataaaataatatattaattttcctctttatttaatttctattatttagAATTCTTAACTTATTAAATTGTTATGTATTGtccataattatatatgatattagtttattatatttttataataccacatttatataataaaagtaatactaaaaaaagccacttataaatatttttaaaataaatataccttATTATTTACTTCTCATAATTCATATCTTatacaataattattaagctcttttttatgtaacaaaattatatatttatatatatatataaatgcaaagaaatatattcacttaaatacaaaaaagacacatttaattataatgtaaaaacaataaaatatcttTCTAATTACGCCCGTAAATAATGATTTTATAATCAAATAAGAGAAAAAGTACAGAGTACCACTTCTTATAGTTGGTATTTAAAGTAATAAAGGACTTCCTTAAAGTTATATGTATTGTccaattatattaattataattcataaactttttttttcataaaaatcaattcatatagaaaaatatataaaatcattacttttaattataatgtaaCAATACagtaatattcatatataaaaacacgAAAACATTCAAATTCATAAAAAGTCTTATAGCATATTTTTAGGACTTCTTGTATAATAAAAGGCGTATGTAAGTAAAAGtgtttacaaaatttaaGTAATTACGAAATAGCTAGTACGTAGGttactaaaaatattactaatgatgctttatattaaatattacattacTGAAAGAAACATATTCcacattaaatattttaccttttcctaaatttaatttcattatacTTCTTAACTT is from Plasmodium malariae genome assembly, contig: PmUG01_00_23, whole genome shotgun sequence and encodes:
- the PmUG01_00044200 gene encoding fam-m protein, with the protein product MMTFIFEKTNNLQFFINIAVFLLLTWICLFNSDTFIFRKSMEKNCHVDGGLDKRNYRSLAKYKPDNSNDLYLKENFQNNEVNKKKDIYRNEKVEKGKSKLSNISLLNKSQYYTEVIDYNKAIFDGKHFHFEKKWINKKDYDNFLDKKRRICYINLKKIKFRSYRYGVALFLIFLMLGVGYIIGDIYGVVKNAGEYIRNALSSIITIPESLDPYTCTILYGIDIIIFSILIIIAIPKILKNKEIYNKIKLMNE